A window of the Gossypium hirsutum isolate 1008001.06 chromosome A03, Gossypium_hirsutum_v2.1, whole genome shotgun sequence genome harbors these coding sequences:
- the LOC107886948 gene encoding EPIDERMAL PATTERNING FACTOR-like protein 4 produces MEHRKKITTIFITTLLLTVLGSSISVHSRELAGSPSPSPENLGLIAGTRRPGSLPASCDSKCKQCEPCMPVEVSVRAAEIEENEYYPQVWQCMCQENIYPP; encoded by the exons ATGGAACACAGAAAGAAAATTACCACCATTTTCATCACTACCCTCTTGCTTACCGTTCTAGGTTCTTCCATCTCCGTTCACTCTCGCGAACTAGCCGGCTCACCGTCACCTTCTCCG GAAAATTTGGGGCTGATTGCTGGGACTAGAAGGCCTGGATCTTTACCAGCTTCTTGTGATTCAAAGTGCAAGCAGTGCGAGCCGTGTATGCCGGTCGAAGTATCGGTTCGGGCGGCGGAGATAGAAGAGAATGAGTACTACCCTCAAGTGTGGCAATGCATGTGCCAAGAGAATATATACCCACCTTAA